One stretch of Paenibacillus sp. AN1007 DNA includes these proteins:
- a CDS encoding aldehyde dehydrogenase family protein yields MTIQADQETVTVEAFINGQHVKSLSQLAKENPANPAEIVGYFPVTTKEQAVTAIEAASAAFKTWKKTSIDERIIRMRKAIEKIKAAENEIVNLLSREHGKPLYDAHGEIFVSLMWMEFACNEAASVLAEEIHEHDHGKTIVSYDPIGVVAAISPWNYPIALSTIKIAPALLAGNTIVLKPSPYAPLAAAKVAEIIASEFPAGVINVVYGDADVGVELTSHPLVTKIAFTGGTATAKHIIKAASETIKDMTLELGGNDAAIFLESFEVHDERAMRRIVISNFLTTGQICMIAKRVYVHRSIYNEFLEKYIEAANRWIRIGDPFDPNTTVGPVNNLKQRDYVQSLVEDAQKRGAKVIPLGQILDQQRFEQGYYLQPTLVLDCDVHDPIVMEEQFGPTVPILPFDDEEQVIKLHNESIYGLTSSVWGKEEDAISLARELEAGTTMINTAAVQGLDVRFPFGGFKQSGIGREYGAEGIRTYTEKHVINVPKTLDLPYIPE; encoded by the coding sequence ATGACGATTCAAGCAGATCAAGAGACAGTTACAGTTGAAGCCTTTATTAACGGTCAGCATGTAAAATCCCTTTCGCAGTTAGCAAAAGAGAATCCGGCCAACCCTGCTGAAATCGTAGGTTATTTTCCTGTCACTACGAAAGAACAAGCGGTCACCGCCATCGAAGCAGCGTCAGCTGCTTTTAAAACATGGAAAAAGACCTCCATTGATGAACGCATTATTCGGATGCGCAAGGCGATAGAGAAAATTAAAGCAGCAGAGAATGAAATTGTGAATTTGCTGTCCAGAGAGCATGGTAAACCGCTGTATGATGCACATGGTGAAATATTTGTTTCGCTGATGTGGATGGAGTTTGCTTGTAATGAAGCTGCTTCCGTTCTGGCGGAAGAGATCCATGAGCATGACCATGGTAAAACCATTGTATCCTATGATCCAATTGGTGTGGTGGCAGCGATTAGTCCATGGAACTATCCTATTGCTCTATCTACGATCAAGATCGCGCCAGCTTTACTTGCGGGCAATACGATTGTGCTTAAACCGAGTCCATATGCACCACTAGCGGCGGCGAAGGTGGCAGAGATCATTGCGAGTGAGTTCCCGGCTGGTGTAATCAATGTTGTATACGGCGATGCCGATGTGGGCGTTGAACTGACGAGTCATCCTCTAGTGACAAAAATCGCCTTTACAGGTGGAACCGCAACAGCGAAGCATATAATCAAAGCCGCTTCCGAAACGATTAAGGATATGACGCTGGAGCTTGGCGGGAATGACGCGGCAATCTTCTTGGAAAGCTTTGAGGTTCATGATGAGCGAGCTATGCGCCGGATTGTCATCTCTAACTTCTTGACGACAGGCCAAATCTGTATGATTGCCAAACGCGTATATGTACACCGTTCGATTTATAATGAATTTCTGGAAAAATATATTGAAGCCGCCAATCGTTGGATTCGAATTGGTGATCCATTTGATCCAAATACGACGGTAGGTCCCGTCAATAACCTGAAGCAGAGAGATTATGTGCAAAGTTTGGTTGAAGATGCGCAAAAGCGCGGGGCCAAGGTCATCCCTCTCGGCCAAATTCTTGATCAGCAGCGGTTTGAACAAGGATACTACCTGCAGCCAACACTTGTTTTGGATTGCGATGTTCATGATCCGATTGTCATGGAGGAACAGTTTGGTCCTACCGTTCCGATTCTGCCCTTTGACGATGAAGAGCAGGTCATTAAACTGCACAATGAAAGTATTTATGGGCTTACGAGTTCTGTATGGGGAAAAGAAGAGGATGCCATCTCTCTGGCCCGTGAGCTCGAAGCTGGAACAACGATGATCAATACAGCTGCTGTGCAGGGGCTTGATGTTCGGTTCCCTTTTGGCGGCTTCAAGCAATCGGGTATTGGCCGTGAATATGGTGCGGAAGGGATCCGCACGTATACGGAAAAGCATGTAATCAACGTTCCGAAGACACTGGATCTTCCGTATATACCTGAATAA